The Cervus elaphus chromosome 21, mCerEla1.1, whole genome shotgun sequence genome window below encodes:
- the PDP1 gene encoding pyruvate dehyrogenase phosphatase catalytic subunit 1 isoform X3: MPAPTQLFFPLIRNCELSRIYGTACYCHHKHLCCSPPYIPQSRPRYAPHPAYATFYRPKESWWQYTQGRRYASTPQKFYLTPPQVNSILKANEYSFKVPEFDGKNVSSVLGFDSNQLPANAPIEDRRSAATCLQTRGMLLGVFDGHAGCACSQAVSERLFYYIAVSLLPHETLLEIENAVESGRALLPILQWHKHPNDYFSKEASKLYFNSLRTYWQELIDLNTGESTDIDVKEALINAFKRLDNDISLEAQVGDPNSFLNYLVLRVAFSGATACVAHVDGVDLHVANTGDSRAMLGVQEEDGSWSAVTLSNDHNAQNEREVERLKLEHPKNEAKSVVKQDRLLGLLMPFRAFGDVKFKWSIDLQKRVIESGPDQLNDNEYTKFIPPNYYTPPYLTAEPEVTYHRLRPQDKFLILATDGLWETMHRQDVVRIVGEYLTGMHHQQPIAVGGYKVTLGQMHGLLTERRAKMSSVFEDQNAATHLIRHAVGNNEFGAVDHERLSKMLSLPEELARMYRDDITIIVVQFNSHVVGAYQNQEQ; this comes from the coding sequence ATGCCAGCACCAACTCAACTGTTTTTCCCTCTGATTCGTAACTGTGAACTGAGCAGAATCTATGGCACTGCATGTTACTGCCACCACAAACATCTCTGCTGCTCACCCCCTTATATTCCGCAGAGTCGCCCAAGATACGCACCCCATCCAGCGTATGCTACCTTTTACAGGCCAAAGGAGAGCTGGTGGCAGTACACCCAAGGAAGGAGATATGCTTCCACGCCGCAGAAGTTTTACCTCACACCTCCCCAAGTCAATAGCATCCTGAAAGCTAATGAGTACAGTTTCAAAGTGCCAGAATTTGATGGCAAAAATGTCAGTTCTGTCCTTGGATTTGACAGCAATCAGCTGCCCGCAAACGCACCCATTGAGGACCGGAGGAGTGCAGCAACCTGCTTGCAGACCAGAGGGATGCTTTTGGGGGTTTTCGATGGCCACGCAGGCTGTGCTTGCTCCCAGGCAGTTAGTGAAAGACTCTTTTATTATATTGCTGTCTCTTTGTTACCCCACGAGACTTTGCTGGAGATTGAAAATGCCGTGGAGAGTGGTCGAGCCCTACTGCCCATTCTCCAGTGGCACAAGCACCCCAACGATTACTTCAGTAAGGAGGCGTCCAAGTTATATTTCAACAGCTTGAGGACTTACTGGCAAGAGCTTATTGACCTCAACACTGGGGAGTCAACTGATATTGATGTTAAGGAGGCTTTGATTAATGCTTTCAAGAGGCTTGATAATGACATCTCCTTGGAGGCTCAAGTCGGAGATCCCAATTCTTTCCTCAACTACCTGGTGCTTCGAGTGGCATTTTCTGGGGCCACAGCTTGCGTGGCCCACGTGGATGGCGTTGACCTTCATGTGGCCAACACTGGCGATAGCAGAGCCATGCTGGGGGTGCAGGAAGAGGACGGCTCTTGGTCGGCAGTCACGCTATCTAATGACCACAATGCTCAGAATGAGAGAGAAGTGGAACGGCTGAAACTGGAGCACCCCAAGAACGAGGCCAAGAGTGTGGTGAAACAGGATCGGCTGCTTGGCTTGCTGATGCCTTTTCGGGCTTTTGGAGATGTCAAGTTCAAATGGAGCATTGACCTTCAGAAGAGAGTGATAGAATCTGGCCCAGACCAGTTGAATGACAATGAATACACCAAGTTCATCCCTCCTAATTATTACACACCTCCTTATCTCACTGCTGAACCAGAAGTAACTTACCACCGATTAAGGCCACAGGATAAATTTCTGATACTGGCAACTGATGGGCTGTGGGAGACAATGCACAGGCAGGATGTGGTTAGGATTGTGGGTGAGTACCTAACAGGCATGCATCACCAGCAGCCAATAGCCGTTGGTGGCTATAAGGTGACTCTGGGGCAGATGCATGGCCTTTTAACAGAACGGAGAGCTAAGATGTCATCAGTGTTTGAGGACCAGAATGCAGCAACCCACCTTATTCGCCATGCTGTGGGCAACAATGAGTTTGGGGCTGTTGATCATGAGCGCCTCTCCAAAATGCTTAGTCTTCCTGAAGAGCTTGCTCGGATGTACAGAGATGACATTACAATCAttgtagttcagttcaattctCATGTTGTAGGGGCATATCAAAACCAGGAACAGTGA
- the PDP1 gene encoding pyruvate dehyrogenase phosphatase catalytic subunit 1 isoform X2, producing the protein MCVCPGPRRIGIPVRSSSLPLFSDAMPAPTQLFFPLIRNCELSRIYGTACYCHHKHLCCSPPYIPQSRPRYAPHPAYATFYRPKESWWQYTQGRRYASTPQKFYLTPPQVNSILKANEYSFKVPEFDGKNVSSVLGFDSNQLPANAPIEDRRSAATCLQTRGMLLGVFDGHAGCACSQAVSERLFYYIAVSLLPHETLLEIENAVESGRALLPILQWHKHPNDYFSKEASKLYFNSLRTYWQELIDLNTGESTDIDVKEALINAFKRLDNDISLEAQVGDPNSFLNYLVLRVAFSGATACVAHVDGVDLHVANTGDSRAMLGVQEEDGSWSAVTLSNDHNAQNEREVERLKLEHPKNEAKSVVKQDRLLGLLMPFRAFGDVKFKWSIDLQKRVIESGPDQLNDNEYTKFIPPNYYTPPYLTAEPEVTYHRLRPQDKFLILATDGLWETMHRQDVVRIVGEYLTGMHHQQPIAVGGYKVTLGQMHGLLTERRAKMSSVFEDQNAATHLIRHAVGNNEFGAVDHERLSKMLSLPEELARMYRDDITIIVVQFNSHVVGAYQNQEQ; encoded by the exons atgtgtgtgtgtcccGGGCCCAGACGAATTG GAATCCCAGTCAGAAGTTCCAGCTTGCCACTGTTCTCTGATGCCATGCCAGCACCAACTCAACTGTTTTTCCCTCTGATTCGTAACTGTGAACTGAGCAGAATCTATGGCACTGCATGTTACTGCCACCACAAACATCTCTGCTGCTCACCCCCTTATATTCCGCAGAGTCGCCCAAGATACGCACCCCATCCAGCGTATGCTACCTTTTACAGGCCAAAGGAGAGCTGGTGGCAGTACACCCAAGGAAGGAGATATGCTTCCACGCCGCAGAAGTTTTACCTCACACCTCCCCAAGTCAATAGCATCCTGAAAGCTAATGAGTACAGTTTCAAAGTGCCAGAATTTGATGGCAAAAATGTCAGTTCTGTCCTTGGATTTGACAGCAATCAGCTGCCCGCAAACGCACCCATTGAGGACCGGAGGAGTGCAGCAACCTGCTTGCAGACCAGAGGGATGCTTTTGGGGGTTTTCGATGGCCACGCAGGCTGTGCTTGCTCCCAGGCAGTTAGTGAAAGACTCTTTTATTATATTGCTGTCTCTTTGTTACCCCACGAGACTTTGCTGGAGATTGAAAATGCCGTGGAGAGTGGTCGAGCCCTACTGCCCATTCTCCAGTGGCACAAGCACCCCAACGATTACTTCAGTAAGGAGGCGTCCAAGTTATATTTCAACAGCTTGAGGACTTACTGGCAAGAGCTTATTGACCTCAACACTGGGGAGTCAACTGATATTGATGTTAAGGAGGCTTTGATTAATGCTTTCAAGAGGCTTGATAATGACATCTCCTTGGAGGCTCAAGTCGGAGATCCCAATTCTTTCCTCAACTACCTGGTGCTTCGAGTGGCATTTTCTGGGGCCACAGCTTGCGTGGCCCACGTGGATGGCGTTGACCTTCATGTGGCCAACACTGGCGATAGCAGAGCCATGCTGGGGGTGCAGGAAGAGGACGGCTCTTGGTCGGCAGTCACGCTATCTAATGACCACAATGCTCAGAATGAGAGAGAAGTGGAACGGCTGAAACTGGAGCACCCCAAGAACGAGGCCAAGAGTGTGGTGAAACAGGATCGGCTGCTTGGCTTGCTGATGCCTTTTCGGGCTTTTGGAGATGTCAAGTTCAAATGGAGCATTGACCTTCAGAAGAGAGTGATAGAATCTGGCCCAGACCAGTTGAATGACAATGAATACACCAAGTTCATCCCTCCTAATTATTACACACCTCCTTATCTCACTGCTGAACCAGAAGTAACTTACCACCGATTAAGGCCACAGGATAAATTTCTGATACTGGCAACTGATGGGCTGTGGGAGACAATGCACAGGCAGGATGTGGTTAGGATTGTGGGTGAGTACCTAACAGGCATGCATCACCAGCAGCCAATAGCCGTTGGTGGCTATAAGGTGACTCTGGGGCAGATGCATGGCCTTTTAACAGAACGGAGAGCTAAGATGTCATCAGTGTTTGAGGACCAGAATGCAGCAACCCACCTTATTCGCCATGCTGTGGGCAACAATGAGTTTGGGGCTGTTGATCATGAGCGCCTCTCCAAAATGCTTAGTCTTCCTGAAGAGCTTGCTCGGATGTACAGAGATGACATTACAATCAttgtagttcagttcaattctCATGTTGTAGGGGCATATCAAAACCAGGAACAGTGA
- the PDP1 gene encoding pyruvate dehyrogenase phosphatase catalytic subunit 1 isoform X1: MDGPVPGRASAGVLAPAASSCSSAAPEGRMCVCPGPRRIGIPVRSSSLPLFSDAMPAPTQLFFPLIRNCELSRIYGTACYCHHKHLCCSPPYIPQSRPRYAPHPAYATFYRPKESWWQYTQGRRYASTPQKFYLTPPQVNSILKANEYSFKVPEFDGKNVSSVLGFDSNQLPANAPIEDRRSAATCLQTRGMLLGVFDGHAGCACSQAVSERLFYYIAVSLLPHETLLEIENAVESGRALLPILQWHKHPNDYFSKEASKLYFNSLRTYWQELIDLNTGESTDIDVKEALINAFKRLDNDISLEAQVGDPNSFLNYLVLRVAFSGATACVAHVDGVDLHVANTGDSRAMLGVQEEDGSWSAVTLSNDHNAQNEREVERLKLEHPKNEAKSVVKQDRLLGLLMPFRAFGDVKFKWSIDLQKRVIESGPDQLNDNEYTKFIPPNYYTPPYLTAEPEVTYHRLRPQDKFLILATDGLWETMHRQDVVRIVGEYLTGMHHQQPIAVGGYKVTLGQMHGLLTERRAKMSSVFEDQNAATHLIRHAVGNNEFGAVDHERLSKMLSLPEELARMYRDDITIIVVQFNSHVVGAYQNQEQ, encoded by the exons ATGGACGGGCCGGTCCCGGGGCGCGCCTCCGCCGGCGTCCTGGCCCCCGCCGCCTCCAGCTGTAGCTCCGCGGCTCCCGAGGG gagaatgtgtgtgtgtcccGGGCCCAGACGAATTG GAATCCCAGTCAGAAGTTCCAGCTTGCCACTGTTCTCTGATGCCATGCCAGCACCAACTCAACTGTTTTTCCCTCTGATTCGTAACTGTGAACTGAGCAGAATCTATGGCACTGCATGTTACTGCCACCACAAACATCTCTGCTGCTCACCCCCTTATATTCCGCAGAGTCGCCCAAGATACGCACCCCATCCAGCGTATGCTACCTTTTACAGGCCAAAGGAGAGCTGGTGGCAGTACACCCAAGGAAGGAGATATGCTTCCACGCCGCAGAAGTTTTACCTCACACCTCCCCAAGTCAATAGCATCCTGAAAGCTAATGAGTACAGTTTCAAAGTGCCAGAATTTGATGGCAAAAATGTCAGTTCTGTCCTTGGATTTGACAGCAATCAGCTGCCCGCAAACGCACCCATTGAGGACCGGAGGAGTGCAGCAACCTGCTTGCAGACCAGAGGGATGCTTTTGGGGGTTTTCGATGGCCACGCAGGCTGTGCTTGCTCCCAGGCAGTTAGTGAAAGACTCTTTTATTATATTGCTGTCTCTTTGTTACCCCACGAGACTTTGCTGGAGATTGAAAATGCCGTGGAGAGTGGTCGAGCCCTACTGCCCATTCTCCAGTGGCACAAGCACCCCAACGATTACTTCAGTAAGGAGGCGTCCAAGTTATATTTCAACAGCTTGAGGACTTACTGGCAAGAGCTTATTGACCTCAACACTGGGGAGTCAACTGATATTGATGTTAAGGAGGCTTTGATTAATGCTTTCAAGAGGCTTGATAATGACATCTCCTTGGAGGCTCAAGTCGGAGATCCCAATTCTTTCCTCAACTACCTGGTGCTTCGAGTGGCATTTTCTGGGGCCACAGCTTGCGTGGCCCACGTGGATGGCGTTGACCTTCATGTGGCCAACACTGGCGATAGCAGAGCCATGCTGGGGGTGCAGGAAGAGGACGGCTCTTGGTCGGCAGTCACGCTATCTAATGACCACAATGCTCAGAATGAGAGAGAAGTGGAACGGCTGAAACTGGAGCACCCCAAGAACGAGGCCAAGAGTGTGGTGAAACAGGATCGGCTGCTTGGCTTGCTGATGCCTTTTCGGGCTTTTGGAGATGTCAAGTTCAAATGGAGCATTGACCTTCAGAAGAGAGTGATAGAATCTGGCCCAGACCAGTTGAATGACAATGAATACACCAAGTTCATCCCTCCTAATTATTACACACCTCCTTATCTCACTGCTGAACCAGAAGTAACTTACCACCGATTAAGGCCACAGGATAAATTTCTGATACTGGCAACTGATGGGCTGTGGGAGACAATGCACAGGCAGGATGTGGTTAGGATTGTGGGTGAGTACCTAACAGGCATGCATCACCAGCAGCCAATAGCCGTTGGTGGCTATAAGGTGACTCTGGGGCAGATGCATGGCCTTTTAACAGAACGGAGAGCTAAGATGTCATCAGTGTTTGAGGACCAGAATGCAGCAACCCACCTTATTCGCCATGCTGTGGGCAACAATGAGTTTGGGGCTGTTGATCATGAGCGCCTCTCCAAAATGCTTAGTCTTCCTGAAGAGCTTGCTCGGATGTACAGAGATGACATTACAATCAttgtagttcagttcaattctCATGTTGTAGGGGCATATCAAAACCAGGAACAGTGA